A section of the Gloeobacter violaceus PCC 7421 genome encodes:
- a CDS encoding DUF4276 family protein produces the protein MQELKYTLLSDGSSDRALIPILSWLLQQHLCDISIQGQWADLSRLSTRPRTLVEKIDRSIYLYPCDILFVHRDAEREPLQKRLEEINRAAANCNTLCTPVIRVIPVRMQEAWLLFDVAALRYAAGNPSSNVPLELPGLSQVEYLADPKQTLHDLLRSACGLQGRRRIRFDPKRAAVRVTEFVEDFSALRALPAFQALEEEVKQFVAIKMPSHSIIA, from the coding sequence ATGCAAGAGCTGAAGTACACGCTGCTATCAGACGGCAGTTCGGATCGGGCACTGATTCCGATATTGTCCTGGTTACTTCAACAGCACCTATGTGACATTTCTATTCAAGGACAGTGGGCCGACTTGTCTAGATTAAGCACAAGGCCAAGAACTTTGGTAGAAAAAATTGATAGAAGCATCTATTTGTACCCGTGCGATATTCTATTCGTTCACAGGGATGCAGAGCGCGAACCTTTGCAGAAGCGGCTTGAAGAAATAAATCGTGCTGCTGCAAATTGTAACACGCTTTGTACTCCTGTAATTCGGGTCATTCCTGTAAGGATGCAAGAAGCCTGGCTTCTTTTTGATGTGGCTGCTCTCAGGTATGCGGCCGGCAATCCATCGAGCAATGTACCTCTGGAGCTTCCAGGGCTTTCTCAAGTCGAATATTTGGCTGATCCAAAGCAAACCTTACACGACTTATTGCGGAGTGCGTGTGGGTTGCAAGGGCGAAGGCGGATCAGGTTTGATCCTAAACGGGCAGCTGTCCGCGTCACAGAATTTGTCGAGGATTTTTCTGCGCTTCGTGCACTCCCTGCCTTTCAAGCTCTTGAAGAAGAAGTGAAGCAGTTTGTCGCGATTAAAATGCCATCGCACTCGATAATCGCTTGA
- a CDS encoding acetyl ornithine aminotransferase family protein translates to MLSLPTKEASLPRVPRLVGPLPGPRAQALIARDEAVTSPSYTRGYPLVAARGEGCMLEDVDGNVFLDLTAGIAVTATGHAHPVVVRAIQEQAANLLHMSGTDFYYEPMAELAEALCERAPFPTAAGRPRARVFFSNSGAESNEGALKLARYYTGRQQVVAFLGAFHGRTYGAMSLTGSRAVQRQGFGPLVPGISHIPYGTHASLDYLEDKLFPAVLPPEEIAAIVVESIQGEGGYIVPEDGFHERIRQICTRHGILMVVDEVQAGMGRTGKLFAIEHWGVQPDIVTLAKGIASGLPLGAILSRPEIMTWPAGSHATTFGGNPVACAAANATLKLLEAGLIENAERMGRVLQAGLGQLADRFSFVSASRGKGLMVAVDLFDAAGNLDRERRDQIVDLAFYRGLLLLGCGKAAIRFCPPLVIDADQVRVALDILRQIFEEQ, encoded by the coding sequence ATGCTCAGTCTGCCCACCAAAGAGGCTTCTTTGCCCCGCGTCCCGCGCCTGGTGGGACCTCTACCCGGCCCCCGCGCCCAGGCCCTTATTGCCCGCGACGAAGCGGTCACCTCGCCTTCCTACACCCGCGGTTACCCACTGGTGGCCGCCCGCGGCGAAGGCTGCATGCTCGAAGACGTAGACGGCAACGTCTTTTTGGATCTGACCGCCGGGATCGCCGTCACCGCCACCGGCCACGCCCATCCGGTGGTCGTGCGCGCCATCCAGGAGCAGGCCGCCAATCTGCTGCACATGTCGGGCACCGACTTTTATTACGAACCGATGGCTGAACTGGCTGAGGCCCTGTGCGAGCGCGCTCCCTTCCCGACGGCGGCAGGCCGCCCCCGCGCCCGGGTGTTCTTCAGCAATTCCGGCGCCGAATCGAACGAAGGGGCGCTGAAGCTGGCGCGCTACTACACCGGCCGCCAGCAGGTAGTAGCCTTTTTGGGAGCCTTCCACGGCCGCACCTACGGAGCGATGTCGCTCACCGGCTCCAGGGCCGTGCAGCGCCAGGGTTTCGGCCCGCTGGTACCCGGGATCAGCCACATTCCCTACGGCACCCACGCGAGCCTCGACTACCTCGAAGACAAACTGTTCCCGGCGGTGTTGCCTCCTGAAGAGATAGCGGCCATCGTCGTCGAATCGATCCAGGGCGAAGGCGGCTATATCGTGCCGGAGGACGGCTTTCATGAGCGCATCCGCCAGATTTGCACCCGCCACGGCATCTTGATGGTGGTGGACGAGGTGCAGGCGGGCATGGGCCGCACCGGCAAGCTCTTTGCCATCGAGCACTGGGGGGTCCAGCCCGATATCGTCACCCTCGCCAAGGGCATCGCGAGCGGCCTGCCCCTGGGGGCCATCCTATCGCGGCCCGAGATCATGACCTGGCCCGCCGGGTCACACGCGACGACGTTTGGGGGCAACCCGGTCGCCTGTGCCGCCGCCAACGCCACGCTCAAGCTTTTGGAAGCGGGGCTCATCGAGAACGCCGAGCGCATGGGACGTGTCCTCCAGGCGGGGCTGGGCCAATTGGCCGATCGCTTCTCCTTTGTCTCGGCTTCTCGGGGCAAGGGCCTGATGGTGGCCGTCGATCTATTCGACGCGGCGGGCAACCTCGATCGCGAGCGGCGCGACCAGATCGTCGATCTGGCCTTTTACAGGGGGCTGTTGCTGCTGGGTTGCGGCAAGGCGGCCATCCGCTTCTGCCCGCCGCTGGTGATCGACGCCGACCAGGTCCGGGTCGCCCTCGACATACTCCGTCAAATCTTCGAGGAGCAATAG
- a CDS encoding Crp/Fnr family transcriptional regulator, with translation MQVTVEQLAAVSVFAALTQKELGQLCSHARVHIYRSGEIVIHEGDPLPAALHALLEGSLRITRTAATGKETIFRALGAGEIFAAPALFGDGIAPATVTAAGDCRVLLIEREALLAAVRQTPEITLRLLAVFNQRLQQLHDIVHGLVSERAIVRLARFVQYAASRHGTEMVDGRQQLKSRLSYYQIARSIGITYEECVRLFKQLKPALAYGRGGQIAVLDAGLLEVIASGDEENPKR, from the coding sequence ATGCAGGTGACTGTTGAGCAACTGGCGGCAGTGAGCGTATTCGCAGCCCTCACCCAGAAAGAGTTGGGACAACTGTGCTCCCATGCCCGCGTGCACATCTACCGCTCAGGAGAGATCGTTATCCACGAGGGCGATCCGCTCCCTGCGGCACTCCACGCCCTGCTCGAAGGCTCTCTGCGCATCACCCGGACCGCCGCCACCGGTAAAGAGACCATCTTCCGTGCGCTGGGGGCGGGGGAGATTTTTGCCGCCCCGGCTTTGTTCGGGGATGGGATCGCCCCGGCGACGGTGACGGCCGCGGGCGACTGCCGGGTCTTGCTCATCGAGCGCGAGGCGTTGCTTGCCGCTGTCCGCCAAACTCCGGAGATCACCCTGCGGCTGCTCGCCGTTTTCAACCAGCGCCTTCAGCAACTGCACGACATCGTCCACGGTCTGGTTTCGGAGCGGGCGATCGTGCGCCTGGCCCGCTTCGTGCAGTACGCCGCCTCCCGCCACGGCACCGAGATGGTGGACGGCAGGCAACAACTGAAATCGAGACTTTCTTATTACCAGATTGCCCGCAGTATCGGGATCACTTACGAAGAGTGCGTGCGGCTGTTCAAACAGCTCAAGCCTGCCCTCGCCTACGGCCGGGGTGGGCAAATCGCCGTCCTCGATGCCGGGTTGCTGGAGGTCATTGCCTCAGGGGATGAAGAAAACCCCAAGCGCTGA
- a CDS encoding AAA family ATPase yields MQVTQDIPKMLTRLKISGFKNLVNVDVRFGPFTCIAGANGVGKSNLFDAITFLSSLASYSLIEAALRVRDEGARTADLRSIFHRVGDRHTDEMSFEAEMIIPPIGSDDLGQEAKASTTFVRYSLALAYRAEHPSRPQGTIEVLSEELTHINVSEAPKHILFPHSSQHWRRSAITGRRTSSFISTEGSGKDRIVKLHQDKIPGRPFSRSAASLPRTVLSTASAAESPTALLTRREMQSWSLLQLEPAALRKPDEFTSSARLGSDGSHLAATLARLERTSGIIEGETEETARSRTFAQIANRLSELIDDVRRIWVDRDDKRELLTVHVSGRDGTPHAAKSLSDGTLRFLALSVLAFDPEANGVLCLEEPENGIHPERIPAILRLLEDIATDPYEEVGNDNPLRQVIINTHSPSVVAQVPDDSLVVAELKETVEKGDRFKRVCFSCLPDTWREKASEKPSIVSRGQLSAYLNPVSVDTKGSNNGSNRSQSKHKVRRVMDREDLQLLIPFSQS; encoded by the coding sequence TTGCAAGTAACTCAGGACATCCCAAAGATGCTCACTCGGCTCAAAATCTCCGGATTCAAGAACTTGGTAAATGTTGATGTTCGCTTCGGCCCTTTCACATGTATAGCCGGAGCAAACGGCGTCGGCAAATCTAATTTATTTGACGCGATTACTTTTCTAAGTTCATTGGCTAGCTACTCTCTAATTGAAGCGGCCCTTCGAGTACGTGACGAGGGAGCGAGGACAGCAGACTTGCGGAGTATATTTCATCGAGTTGGCGATAGGCATACCGATGAAATGTCTTTTGAAGCGGAAATGATAATCCCTCCGATTGGCAGCGACGACTTAGGCCAAGAAGCAAAAGCGAGTACCACGTTCGTTCGGTATTCGCTCGCTCTTGCATACAGGGCTGAACATCCTTCAAGACCACAGGGCACGATCGAGGTTTTGAGTGAGGAGTTAACCCATATCAATGTTAGTGAAGCCCCAAAACATATTCTTTTTCCACATAGTTCGCAACACTGGCGTCGCTCTGCAATCACAGGACGACGCACCTCATCTTTCATCTCTACAGAGGGCTCAGGCAAAGATAGAATCGTTAAATTACATCAGGATAAAATACCAGGTAGGCCCTTCTCTCGGTCTGCTGCAAGTCTCCCAAGAACTGTACTTTCTACAGCGAGCGCAGCCGAGTCGCCAACCGCTTTATTAACCAGAAGAGAAATGCAGTCCTGGAGCTTGTTGCAGTTAGAACCGGCAGCTTTGCGTAAACCTGATGAATTCACATCTTCCGCAAGGCTTGGCTCAGACGGCTCACACCTAGCAGCAACCCTGGCCCGTCTCGAACGGACGAGTGGAATCATTGAAGGCGAGACCGAAGAGACCGCGAGATCGAGAACTTTTGCGCAAATTGCCAATCGACTTTCCGAGTTAATCGATGATGTCAGAAGAATTTGGGTTGATCGAGACGACAAGAGAGAGTTGCTAACTGTCCATGTCTCCGGCCGTGACGGTACACCTCATGCTGCCAAATCTCTTTCTGATGGAACGTTGAGATTTCTGGCACTATCTGTACTTGCTTTTGATCCAGAAGCCAATGGAGTGCTCTGTTTAGAAGAGCCCGAAAATGGTATACACCCTGAACGCATTCCTGCCATTTTAAGGCTTCTTGAAGACATTGCAACGGATCCATATGAAGAAGTTGGCAACGACAACCCTCTACGACAGGTGATAATTAATACCCATTCTCCTTCCGTAGTGGCACAAGTTCCAGATGACAGTCTGGTGGTGGCTGAACTTAAAGAAACTGTTGAGAAAGGTGATCGATTTAAACGGGTATGCTTCAGTTGCTTGCCGGATACTTGGAGAGAGAAAGCCTCTGAGAAACCAAGCATCGTTTCACGAGGTCAGCTGTCGGCGTACTTAAACCCTGTTTCTGTAGATACTAAGGGGTCAAATAATGGCTCAAATAGATCTCAAAGTAAACACAAAGTACGCCGTGTAATGGATAGAGAAGATTTGCAGTTGCTCATTCCGTTTTCACAATCATAG
- a CDS encoding DUF1338 domain-containing protein: protein MNALAAQQLWAKLWAKYQARVAYARTYQRMIEQAGGTLANDHIAFRSLRLILDGQDFGLGYLERFLLPLGYEAAGEYVFPTQSLYARHYRHPEQDALDLPKLFVSELVVDDLPQPAAGIIRASVAGAKLVERADTPEALEAVFDRPWQPPLRSAVEAVNAASQYGAWVLLHGYAVNHFTGYINRQNTAAYPDIESTARGLAALGVPMKSEIEGSWGSGLRQTATKAVSEPATVREDATGKPVQIPWTYAYYEIAERGPIEVAPGRMERFEGFLGPQAKNLFEMTRK, encoded by the coding sequence ATGAACGCTCTTGCGGCACAACAACTGTGGGCGAAGCTATGGGCGAAGTACCAGGCGCGGGTCGCCTACGCCCGCACTTACCAGCGGATGATCGAGCAGGCGGGCGGCACGCTCGCCAACGATCACATTGCCTTTCGCTCCCTTAGGCTGATCCTGGACGGCCAGGACTTCGGCCTCGGCTATCTGGAGCGGTTTTTGCTTCCCCTGGGCTACGAAGCAGCCGGTGAATACGTCTTCCCGACCCAATCGCTGTACGCCCGTCACTACCGCCACCCCGAACAGGACGCCCTCGACCTGCCGAAACTGTTCGTAAGCGAACTCGTCGTAGATGACCTGCCGCAACCCGCAGCCGGGATCATCCGCGCGAGTGTCGCGGGGGCAAAGCTAGTCGAGCGGGCCGACACACCGGAAGCTTTGGAGGCAGTCTTCGATCGCCCCTGGCAACCCCCACTGCGCTCGGCCGTCGAGGCGGTCAACGCCGCAAGCCAGTACGGCGCCTGGGTGCTGCTGCACGGGTACGCCGTCAACCATTTCACCGGCTACATCAACCGCCAAAACACCGCTGCCTACCCGGATATCGAGAGCACCGCCCGGGGGCTGGCAGCCCTCGGAGTACCGATGAAAAGCGAGATCGAGGGCAGTTGGGGCAGCGGCCTCAGGCAGACCGCCACCAAAGCGGTCAGCGAGCCTGCCACGGTGCGCGAGGATGCCACAGGCAAACCGGTGCAAATCCCCTGGACCTACGCCTACTACGAAATCGCCGAGCGCGGACCAATCGAAGTCGCCCCGGGCCGGATGGAGCGCTTCGAAGGGTTCCTGGGTCCGCAGGCTAAGAATCTCTTCGAGATGACCCGAAAATAA